From one Rhodoferax sp. PAMC 29310 genomic stretch:
- the cysD gene encoding sulfate adenylyltransferase subunit CysD: MQNSLESESIEIIREAVANARKPVMMYSIGKDSSVMLHLARKAFYPAPPPFPLLHVDTGWKFKAMYAHRTRMVAESGMTLITHTNPEGLAAGVGPFTHGSNYHTDVMKTQALKQALDAHGFDVVFGGARRDEEKSRAKERVFSFRAPGHRWDPKAQRPELWNLYNTRIAPDESIRVFPISNWTEADIWQYIQAEDIPIVPLYLAEVRPVVQRGGQWLMVDDERFSFAPGEVAQMRKVRFRTLGCWPLTAAVESDATTLNEVIAETLGARGSEREGRLIDSDVPGSMEKKKQEGYF; the protein is encoded by the coding sequence ATGCAAAACTCGCTTGAATCTGAATCCATAGAAATCATCCGCGAGGCCGTGGCCAACGCCCGCAAGCCGGTCATGATGTATTCCATCGGCAAAGATTCGTCTGTGATGCTGCATCTGGCGCGCAAGGCGTTTTACCCGGCACCGCCGCCGTTCCCGCTGCTCCATGTGGACACCGGCTGGAAGTTCAAAGCCATGTATGCGCACCGCACCCGCATGGTGGCCGAGAGCGGCATGACGCTCATCACCCATACCAACCCCGAAGGCCTGGCAGCAGGCGTGGGCCCGTTCACACACGGCAGCAATTACCACACCGATGTGATGAAAACCCAGGCGCTCAAGCAGGCGTTGGACGCACATGGGTTTGACGTGGTGTTTGGCGGTGCCCGGCGTGACGAAGAAAAGAGCCGGGCCAAAGAGCGCGTGTTTTCCTTCAGAGCCCCTGGCCATCGGTGGGACCCCAAAGCCCAGCGCCCGGAGCTATGGAACCTGTACAACACGCGCATTGCGCCCGATGAGTCCATCCGAGTGTTCCCCATCAGCAACTGGACCGAAGCCGACATTTGGCAGTACATCCAGGCCGAAGACATCCCCATCGTGCCGCTGTACCTGGCCGAAGTGCGCCCGGTGGTGCAGCGCGGTGGCCAATGGCTGATGGTGGACGACGAACGTTTCTCATTTGCTCCGGGTGAGGTGGCCCAAATGCGCAAGGTGCGCTTTCGCACCCTGGGCTGCTGGCCGTTGACCGCGGCCGTAGAGTCAGATGCCACCACGCTAAACGAAGTCATAGCCGAAACCCTGGGCGCCCGCGGCTCTGAGCGAGAGGGGCGCTTGATAGATTCAGACGTGCCAGGCTCCATGGAAAAGAAAAAACAAGAGGGCTACTTCTAA
- the cysN gene encoding sulfate adenylyltransferase subunit CysN, whose product MDTLRFITCGSVDDGKSTLIGRLLFESKAIFDDQLAALVKDSAQYGTQGTQIDLALLVDGLQAEREQGITIDVAYRFFTTDERRFVVADTPGHEQYTRNMATGASTASLAVILIDARKGVLVQTRRHSRIVAMMGIKHVVLAVNKMDLVAFDEATFNAIVADYRSFASNFGFASLQVIPVSGLEGDNVLQPSARMPWHSGPTLLQYLNTVDTSSSQPQGPFRMPVQWVNRPNLDFRGFCGRVAAGTLRPGDAVRVLPSGVQTHIKAVLVGFDEVALAQAGDAITLTLADEVDASRGDALVAADAPPQVADQFEAKLLWMSEHALAPGRQYLMKHACKEVTATITDIKYRVDVNSGAHLAAKMLGLNEIAVVNLSTSAPLVFEPYAVNQTLGGFILIDKLTFETVGAGMIYFALRRASNIHWQSLELNQAIRGEQKHQTPRCIWFTGLSGSGKSAIANLLDKRLFAEGRHTYLLDGDNVRHGLNRNLGFTEADRVENIRRVAEVARLMVDAGLIVLVSFISPFAAERAMARGLFAKGEFIEVFVDTPIEECERRDVKGLYAKARRGELKNFTGIDSPYEVPSQADVHLQTAQLSLDQCVDQLMASLG is encoded by the coding sequence ATGGATACCTTACGCTTTATCACCTGCGGCAGTGTGGACGACGGCAAGAGCACACTCATTGGCCGCCTGCTGTTTGAGAGCAAGGCCATTTTTGACGACCAGTTGGCCGCACTGGTCAAAGACTCAGCGCAATACGGCACGCAGGGCACCCAGATCGACCTGGCGCTGCTGGTCGACGGTCTGCAAGCCGAGCGTGAGCAAGGCATCACCATCGACGTGGCCTACCGCTTTTTCACCACCGACGAGCGTCGCTTTGTGGTGGCCGACACCCCTGGCCACGAGCAGTACACCCGCAACATGGCCACCGGTGCATCTACTGCCAGCTTGGCAGTGATCTTGATTGACGCACGCAAGGGCGTGCTGGTACAAACCCGCCGCCACAGCCGCATTGTGGCCATGATGGGCATCAAGCATGTGGTGCTGGCGGTCAACAAGATGGATTTGGTCGCCTTTGATGAGGCCACTTTTAACGCCATCGTGGCGGATTACCGCAGCTTTGCCAGCAATTTTGGCTTTGCCAGCCTGCAGGTGATTCCCGTGTCTGGCCTGGAGGGCGACAACGTACTGCAGCCCAGCGCCCGCATGCCGTGGCATAGCGGCCCTACCCTGTTGCAGTATCTCAACACGGTGGATACCAGCAGCAGCCAACCGCAAGGGCCGTTTCGCATGCCGGTGCAGTGGGTTAACCGGCCCAATCTTGACTTTCGGGGCTTTTGTGGCCGAGTTGCCGCCGGCACGCTGCGCCCGGGTGACGCGGTGCGGGTGTTGCCCTCAGGTGTGCAAACGCACATCAAGGCGGTGCTTGTTGGCTTTGACGAGGTGGCGCTTGCCCAGGCGGGGGACGCGATTACCCTGACCCTGGCGGACGAGGTGGATGCGAGCCGGGGCGATGCGTTGGTTGCGGCAGATGCCCCGCCGCAGGTGGCAGACCAGTTTGAAGCCAAGCTGCTGTGGATGAGTGAGCACGCCTTGGCACCGGGTCGCCAATACCTGATGAAGCACGCGTGCAAAGAAGTTACCGCCACCATCACCGACATCAAGTACCGCGTGGATGTCAACAGCGGTGCGCACTTGGCCGCCAAAATGCTGGGCCTGAATGAAATTGCCGTAGTCAACCTGTCCACCAGCGCGCCGCTGGTGTTTGAGCCCTATGCCGTCAACCAAACTTTGGGCGGCTTCATTCTGATTGACAAGCTGACGTTTGAGACCGTGGGTGCCGGCATGATCTACTTTGCCTTGCGCCGCGCCAGCAACATTCATTGGCAATCGCTGGAGCTCAATCAAGCCATACGGGGTGAGCAAAAGCACCAGACACCACGCTGCATCTGGTTTACCGGCTTGTCGGGGTCGGGCAAATCCGCCATTGCAAACCTGCTGGACAAGCGCCTGTTTGCCGAGGGCCGCCACACTTACCTGCTGGACGGCGACAACGTGCGCCACGGCCTGAACCGAAACTTGGGCTTTACCGAGGCCGACCGGGTAGAAAACATTCGCCGTGTCGCCGAAGTCGCGCGGCTGATGGTGGATGCCGGGCTTATCGTGTTGGTGAGTTTTATCTCTCCGTTTGCGGCTGAGCGTGCCATGGCGCGCGGCTTGTTTGCCAAAGGCGAGTTTATTGAGGTGTTTGTTGACACCCCCATTGAAGAATGTGAACGTCGGGACGTGAAGGGGCTGTATGCCAAGGCCCGCAGGGGTGAGCTGAAAAACTTTACCGGCATTGATAGCCCGTATGAAGTGCCCAGCCAGGCCGACGTGCATTTGCAGACGGCCCAACTGTCGCTTGACCAGTGCGTTGACCAGTTGATGGCCAGCTTGGGTTAG
- a CDS encoding glycosyltransferase: protein MKVMIDGFNLGLDKGTGVATYGRNLSRTVKAMGHEVGVLYGRGKPVKFKDPLLNEIAFFDAAGGTKRRLFEPTRLVLDAALGAFGFPVDAVPPTNAVLIDSMKSVFPAYDELWNSTHLYDHCNRTFNLFNRLGAVSLPGVDIAHWTYPLPVYAKNAANIYTFHDLVPLRLPHTTLDNKRKYLKLCKRLVDTADHIVTVSETSRRDIINLLNADPGKVTNTYQSVSFPPHVFAKTEAQVEEELAGTFNLQYKKYFLFFGAIEPKKNINRILEAYLGSGINTPLVIVGAPGWKNDEELRLLTALNGLPKSAQNKKDRIIRLEYLPFSLLISVIRGAKATFFPSLYEGFGLPVLESMALGTAVLTSNTSSLPEVAGDAACLIDPYDTQAMAEAMRALDANDAWRSGLEAKGREQAKLFSEDAYAQRLQTLYQSVVEKKRKLAR from the coding sequence ATGAAAGTCATGATTGATGGGTTCAACCTTGGTTTGGACAAAGGTACCGGTGTTGCAACCTACGGCAGAAACCTAAGTCGTACCGTAAAAGCAATGGGGCATGAAGTCGGAGTTCTGTATGGGCGAGGCAAGCCAGTCAAGTTCAAAGACCCCCTGCTCAATGAAATAGCCTTTTTTGACGCCGCAGGGGGGACTAAAAGGCGCCTGTTTGAACCCACCAGGCTTGTATTGGATGCCGCCCTGGGTGCTTTTGGATTTCCAGTTGATGCCGTTCCACCCACAAATGCGGTGTTGATCGACTCCATGAAAAGCGTTTTTCCCGCATACGATGAGCTTTGGAACAGCACCCATTTGTACGACCACTGCAATAGAACTTTTAATTTGTTCAATCGCTTAGGTGCTGTTTCTTTGCCGGGGGTTGATATAGCGCATTGGACCTATCCACTGCCCGTATATGCCAAAAACGCAGCCAATATCTATACCTTTCATGATCTCGTGCCACTGCGCCTGCCACATACAACATTGGACAACAAACGCAAGTACCTTAAACTTTGCAAGCGACTAGTTGATACGGCCGATCACATCGTGACAGTGTCTGAAACATCGCGTCGGGACATCATTAATTTATTGAACGCCGATCCTGGAAAAGTAACCAACACTTACCAGTCGGTGAGCTTTCCGCCGCATGTATTTGCCAAGACGGAAGCTCAAGTTGAAGAGGAGTTAGCTGGAACATTCAATCTTCAATATAAAAAGTATTTTTTGTTTTTCGGAGCCATTGAACCCAAAAAAAATATTAATCGCATTTTAGAGGCATATTTGGGAAGTGGGATCAACACCCCTCTTGTCATCGTGGGTGCGCCAGGCTGGAAAAACGATGAGGAACTTCGCCTGCTGACTGCACTTAATGGCCTACCAAAATCTGCCCAAAATAAAAAAGATCGCATCATTCGGCTGGAATATTTGCCTTTTTCCTTGCTCATCAGCGTGATAAGGGGCGCAAAAGCAACATTTTTCCCTTCGCTTTACGAAGGCTTTGGCTTGCCGGTACTTGAATCCATGGCCCTGGGCACTGCCGTACTCACGTCCAACACCAGCAGCCTGCCAGAAGTGGCCGGTGACGCAGCTTGCCTGATCGACCCTTACGACACCCAGGCCATGGCCGAGGCCATGCGCGCACTGGATGCGAACGACGCATGGCGCTCAGGCCTTGAAGCCAAAGGCCGCGAACAAGCCAAGTTGTTCAGTGAAGATGCCTACGCCCAAAGATTGCAGACGCTCTACCAGTCTGTCGTTGAGAAAAAACGCAAACTAGCCCGCTGA
- the cysQ gene encoding 3'(2'),5'-bisphosphate nucleotidase CysQ, whose protein sequence is MKFNQEQLQTLCNIAHAAGQEIMAVYDQGGAVWQKEDASPLTEADLRADATIRQGLEAAFPGMFILSEESRSAGGETADAFFLVDPLDGTKEFLKRNGEFTVNIALVQQGVPVAGVVCAPALGQLFYAALGLGAWTQTAGGAPKALQVEPWLPAAPLRVIGSRSHGGDKLAAWLVTLSCQHSFVAAGSSLKFCRIAQGQADIYPRFGPTSQWDTAAAQCVLAEAGGAVIDLAGSPLQYGLQRSLLNPEFVAVGDKATFHCAKQ, encoded by the coding sequence ATGAAATTCAATCAAGAGCAGCTGCAAACCTTGTGCAACATTGCGCACGCCGCTGGCCAGGAAATCATGGCCGTGTATGACCAGGGTGGTGCCGTCTGGCAAAAGGAAGACGCCAGCCCGCTCACCGAGGCAGACCTGCGGGCTGATGCGACGATCCGGCAGGGGCTGGAGGCGGCTTTTCCGGGCATGTTCATCTTGTCTGAAGAGTCACGCAGCGCGGGTGGTGAAACGGCAGATGCGTTTTTTTTAGTGGACCCGCTCGATGGCACCAAAGAGTTTTTAAAACGCAATGGCGAATTCACCGTCAACATTGCGCTGGTGCAGCAGGGTGTTCCAGTAGCTGGCGTGGTATGTGCCCCGGCTTTGGGGCAGTTGTTTTACGCGGCCCTTGGGCTTGGCGCTTGGACACAAACAGCTGGTGGCGCGCCAAAAGCACTGCAAGTTGAGCCGTGGTTGCCCGCTGCGCCGCTGCGGGTCATCGGTAGCCGGTCCCATGGCGGCGACAAGCTGGCCGCATGGCTGGTGACGTTAAGCTGCCAGCACAGCTTTGTGGCAGCCGGTAGTTCACTCAAATTTTGTCGGATTGCACAGGGACAGGCAGATATTTATCCCCGCTTTGGCCCAACCAGCCAGTGGGACACCGCGGCTGCGCAATGCGTGTTGGCCGAAGCAGGCGGCGCTGTGATTGACTTGGCTGGCAGTCCGTTGCAATACGGTTTGCAGCGCTCGCTGCTGAACCCGGAGTTTGTGGCCGTAGGCGACAAAGCCACGTTTCACTGCGCCAAGCAATGA
- a CDS encoding glycosyltransferase family 1 protein, whose protein sequence is MQFFYDVSELAQLDHQTGIQRVVRSILAQLLANPPEGFTVEPVVAHRNEEGYYYARRFTQAFLGLTVGEGNSAIDAPIDPHAGDIFLRLELQPEVVMMQSDYYADLRSLGVKVFFGVHDLLPIWMPQYFPGGTEENHTRWLGRLARADGVVCVSRSVADEVAQWLNLEGPKRLRPLKLGWFHLGADLAGSVPTKGLPEDALRMVAALSKCPNFLMVGTIEPRKGHMQTLAAFEQLWNSGVKVNLVVVGRHGWHMEAFVTRLKTHPEQGRHLHWPENVSDEYLDQIYAASTCLLAPSEGEGFGLPLIEAARHQLPIIARNLPVFREVAGDHAYYFSGLAPSALAYAVENWLRLNAWGQAPQSTHMPRQTWQQSTAQLLDVLLGGQWYKDWTPDGVIRMHGSDPRFLSKFGRRSGRHMHSTGQAGHLVYGPYLYLAPGRYEVRIKGSFAGKPGPNPNIEVAAGRGNRVLARGDLYSDCLGDYCERTLVFDAESDCADVEVRVWVEACNVVTLTLIEVHRIAATQPEER, encoded by the coding sequence ATGCAATTTTTTTACGACGTCTCTGAATTAGCCCAGCTAGATCATCAAACCGGTATCCAGCGGGTAGTGCGCAGTATATTGGCGCAACTCTTGGCCAATCCGCCTGAAGGCTTCACGGTTGAGCCGGTAGTTGCTCACCGCAATGAGGAGGGCTACTATTACGCGCGGCGATTTACCCAGGCATTTTTGGGTTTGACGGTTGGTGAGGGCAATTCAGCTATTGACGCACCTATTGATCCGCACGCTGGCGATATTTTTCTGCGGCTTGAGCTGCAGCCCGAGGTGGTGATGATGCAGTCTGACTACTACGCTGATTTGCGCAGCCTGGGTGTCAAGGTGTTTTTTGGCGTGCATGATTTGTTGCCGATCTGGATGCCGCAGTATTTTCCCGGAGGCACTGAGGAGAATCACACGCGCTGGTTGGGGCGGCTGGCGCGTGCTGACGGCGTGGTATGCGTGTCTCGCTCAGTGGCTGATGAGGTGGCTCAGTGGCTCAACCTTGAAGGCCCCAAGCGTCTGCGGCCGCTCAAGTTGGGCTGGTTCCATTTAGGGGCTGATTTGGCCGGTTCGGTGCCCACCAAAGGATTGCCAGAAGACGCGCTTCGGATGGTGGCTGCGCTGTCCAAATGCCCCAACTTCTTAATGGTAGGCACCATTGAGCCACGCAAAGGCCATATGCAAACGTTGGCGGCGTTTGAGCAGCTCTGGAATAGTGGCGTCAAGGTCAATCTGGTCGTAGTTGGGCGGCATGGCTGGCACATGGAGGCTTTTGTAACGCGCCTGAAAACTCACCCTGAGCAGGGCCGGCACCTGCATTGGCCAGAAAATGTGAGCGATGAATACCTGGACCAGATTTATGCGGCATCAACCTGCTTGCTGGCACCCTCGGAGGGAGAGGGGTTTGGCCTGCCACTGATAGAGGCTGCACGACACCAGTTGCCCATCATCGCCCGCAATTTGCCTGTGTTTCGTGAAGTGGCAGGCGATCATGCCTATTATTTCTCGGGGTTGGCCCCTTCTGCGCTGGCTTATGCGGTTGAGAACTGGCTGAGGTTGAACGCCTGGGGCCAGGCACCTCAATCCACCCACATGCCAAGGCAAACCTGGCAGCAAAGTACCGCGCAATTGCTGGACGTGTTGTTGGGCGGACAGTGGTACAAAGATTGGACGCCTGACGGTGTTATCCGTATGCACGGCAGCGACCCTCGGTTTTTGAGCAAGTTCGGGCGGCGCTCAGGGCGTCATATGCACAGCACCGGGCAGGCAGGCCATTTGGTTTATGGGCCGTACCTCTATCTCGCCCCTGGGCGGTACGAGGTTCGGATCAAAGGCAGCTTTGCAGGCAAACCGGGCCCGAATCCGAACATTGAGGTCGCAGCAGGTCGGGGCAATAGGGTCTTGGCCAGAGGTGATTTGTACAGCGACTGCCTTGGTGACTACTGTGAACGGACCCTTGTGTTTGATGCAGAGTCCGACTGTGCCGATGTTGAGGTGCGGGTTTGGGTGGAGGCGTGTAACGTGGTGACATTGACTTTGATAGAAGTCCACCGGATTGCCGCCACCCAGCCTGAGGAGCGTTGA
- a CDS encoding sulfotransferase family protein: MAGFLANVGYNAGISLLPANEFNKKGYFESKLIVGEHDRLLESLGYTWQDIRPLPLDWLQQAGIAESKNRLAHIFQFEFAGDHPLVLKDPRLCRLLPLWQGLFDEVGIAPCYVLVLRRPEEVVASLLHRDGMPVNKAMLLYLAYLLDAERYTRKYQRVVVRYNALLQDWIPLLAELDSAFDLQLGELSPAVVEQVSQFLSPSLKHFNAVPGQQAAPDVAARLAERLYSALAAPSEQTDREMDDIRASFEQHLASLEPWLSEAAQLERLKQEVVRPGPLFHKIAGQGAMAQLFWRDVGGGISEAQSVRAPLAFGDGMQCLRFALPAAVSNVGGLRLDISDRPASCEIVGLRVVDAQGGPVWQWPAGTQMFEHCSKDMRLIDPQDACVSLRVVVTGGDPYATLCIPQPVVDQLAEGWSVLVDVSVALLTASVPPLLDLAAQRRQSLAEAHSALQDMALKMAATAKLAEAQQDQCRTELLRAEAQIELLKDIWLSDGRAEIL, encoded by the coding sequence ATGGCGGGTTTCCTCGCGAATGTGGGTTATAACGCCGGAATATCATTACTACCAGCAAATGAATTCAACAAAAAGGGCTACTTTGAAAGTAAGTTGATTGTTGGCGAACATGATCGTTTGCTGGAATCGCTGGGGTATACATGGCAGGATATTCGCCCGCTACCGCTGGACTGGCTGCAGCAAGCCGGTATCGCTGAGTCAAAAAATCGGCTGGCTCATATTTTTCAGTTTGAGTTTGCCGGTGACCATCCCCTGGTGCTCAAAGACCCCAGGCTTTGCCGCTTGCTTCCCCTTTGGCAGGGTCTTTTTGATGAGGTCGGCATAGCACCTTGTTATGTTTTGGTGCTACGCAGGCCCGAGGAGGTCGTGGCCTCTTTGCTGCACCGCGACGGTATGCCGGTTAACAAGGCCATGTTGCTTTATCTGGCATATTTGCTCGATGCCGAGCGCTACACTCGCAAATATCAGCGTGTAGTGGTCCGATATAACGCGTTGCTGCAGGATTGGATTCCCCTGCTGGCGGAACTGGATTCTGCTTTCGACCTGCAGCTAGGCGAACTGTCCCCCGCTGTGGTCGAGCAGGTATCGCAATTTTTGTCACCTTCCCTCAAACATTTCAACGCCGTGCCGGGCCAGCAAGCCGCCCCGGATGTTGCCGCCCGGTTGGCCGAGCGGCTTTACAGCGCTTTGGCTGCCCCAAGTGAGCAGACTGATCGCGAGATGGATGACATCCGGGCCTCGTTCGAGCAGCATCTGGCCTCACTTGAGCCATGGTTGAGTGAGGCGGCACAGTTGGAGCGGTTGAAACAAGAAGTTGTTCGCCCTGGACCGCTTTTTCATAAAATCGCGGGGCAGGGTGCAATGGCGCAGTTGTTCTGGCGTGACGTGGGCGGAGGTATTTCCGAAGCCCAATCTGTCCGCGCCCCCCTTGCCTTTGGCGACGGTATGCAGTGTTTGCGTTTCGCGCTGCCTGCCGCCGTAAGCAACGTTGGTGGTCTGCGCCTGGACATTTCTGATCGGCCCGCCTCATGCGAGATAGTCGGGCTGCGGGTAGTGGATGCGCAAGGCGGCCCGGTGTGGCAATGGCCTGCTGGCACGCAAATGTTTGAACACTGTTCAAAGGATATGCGGCTGATCGACCCACAAGACGCTTGTGTGTCGTTGCGCGTGGTTGTCACCGGCGGCGATCCGTATGCAACGCTTTGTATTCCTCAACCGGTAGTTGATCAACTGGCAGAAGGATGGTCTGTGCTTGTGGACGTTTCAGTTGCGCTATTGACGGCGAGCGTACCGCCCTTGCTCGATCTCGCGGCGCAACGGCGCCAATCACTGGCCGAAGCACACTCGGCCTTGCAAGACATGGCGCTAAAGATGGCTGCCACAGCCAAGTTGGCCGAAGCGCAGCAAGATCAATGTCGAACAGAACTATTGCGCGCTGAGGCTCAAATCGAATTGCTCAAAGACATTTGGTTGTCCGATGGTCGTGCCGAAATTCTTTAA
- a CDS encoding sulfite exporter TauE/SafE family protein: MLVVAGAATGFLVGLTGVGGGALMTPLLLLMFGVAPLTAVGTDLWFAATTKIFATRVHHNHGLIDWQVVRRLWLGSLSASVLTLVWMKLHPVDQTAVTLLKTTIAAAVLLTAVGILFQKPFQAFGRRLRTTDAEHFKAWQPGLTVLAGAVLGVLVTLTSVGAGALGAVFLAYLYPLRLTPPRLIATDIVHAIPLALFAGAGHLLMGNVNFGLLGNLLLGSVPAVIAGAMLSARLPHTVLRMALAVVLLAVGAKLAWTI; the protein is encoded by the coding sequence ATGCTGGTAGTAGCCGGTGCCGCAACCGGATTCCTGGTGGGTTTGACGGGTGTGGGCGGTGGCGCGCTGATGACCCCGCTGTTGCTACTTATGTTTGGGGTGGCACCGCTGACGGCAGTTGGTACCGACTTGTGGTTTGCCGCCACTACCAAAATTTTTGCGACACGGGTGCATCACAACCACGGCCTGATTGACTGGCAGGTGGTGCGCCGCCTGTGGCTGGGCAGCCTGAGCGCATCAGTGTTGACCTTGGTTTGGATGAAGCTTCACCCAGTGGACCAAACCGCCGTCACGCTACTTAAGACGACCATTGCGGCAGCGGTGCTGCTGACGGCGGTGGGTATTTTGTTTCAAAAGCCCTTTCAAGCTTTTGGCCGACGACTGCGAACCACCGATGCTGAGCATTTCAAAGCTTGGCAGCCTGGCCTAACGGTGTTGGCCGGTGCGGTGCTGGGTGTGCTGGTAACCTTGACGTCAGTTGGCGCGGGCGCACTGGGCGCGGTGTTTTTAGCCTATTTGTACCCGCTGCGGTTGACGCCACCACGGCTCATTGCCACCGACATCGTGCACGCCATACCGCTAGCCCTATTTGCCGGTGCGGGGCATTTGCTGATGGGCAATGTGAACTTTGGCCTGCTGGGTAATTTGCTACTGGGCTCGGTGCCCGCAGTCATTGCAGGTGCCATGCTGTCGGCCCGCTTGCCCCACACGGTGCTGCGTATGGCATTGGCAGTGGTGCTGCTGGCGGTGGGTGCCAAATTGGCTTGGACAATTTAA
- a CDS encoding glycosyltransferase family 2 protein gives MMAPKVSFIVPLFNHVAQTKVMLTSLQASLPPGLAHEIILVDDASTDGTREWLHTLGNPHLQVVLNAVNMGFARANHAGVALATGEVLALVNNDLIFSPGWLEHMLAVLQNPQCGAGVVGNVQTRVADGALDHAGVQVAASGKLVHMRELPAGHVEHARVFAVTGACCLIRRDVFDAAGGFDEAFVNGGEDIDLCLKVKARGLHVYMAYGSVVQHHVSLSREKAGHQHEINSRLLFTKWRKEFKAELAIVWLRHLQQGMQAPIDGQFTAAILATPHVLARVVADSMLQQEECYWARTLDRKDVNINVAAHCQMQGLRYSAAHGGYVLDSTAELQVTRVRGARNFYVCGQALGEPGSPGVAITLVANGIQVKAFVLAPDEPINAGIIAPVCLPGVTNRFVVSVSAPILVSHFFLDDQVVTVEELRQPA, from the coding sequence ATGATGGCTCCAAAAGTTTCTTTTATCGTGCCGCTGTTCAACCATGTTGCGCAGACCAAAGTCATGCTGACTTCTTTGCAGGCCAGCCTGCCGCCGGGTTTGGCGCACGAGATTATTTTGGTAGACGACGCCTCTACCGACGGCACCCGCGAGTGGCTGCACACGCTTGGCAACCCACATTTGCAGGTGGTGTTGAACGCAGTCAATATGGGTTTTGCCCGAGCCAATCATGCGGGTGTTGCGCTTGCTACTGGCGAAGTGTTGGCGCTGGTCAATAACGATTTGATTTTTAGCCCCGGCTGGCTGGAGCACATGTTGGCGGTGTTACAAAACCCGCAGTGTGGTGCGGGTGTGGTGGGCAATGTGCAAACGCGCGTGGCCGATGGTGCGCTTGACCATGCGGGGGTGCAGGTAGCTGCATCAGGCAAATTGGTGCATATGCGGGAGCTGCCCGCTGGACACGTTGAGCATGCGCGCGTGTTTGCCGTTACCGGGGCGTGTTGCCTGATCAGGCGCGACGTATTTGATGCGGCGGGCGGTTTTGACGAGGCTTTTGTCAATGGTGGTGAAGACATCGACCTGTGCCTGAAGGTAAAAGCCAGGGGTTTACACGTTTACATGGCTTATGGCAGTGTGGTGCAACACCATGTGAGCCTGAGTCGTGAAAAAGCTGGCCATCAGCATGAGATCAATAGCCGACTTCTATTCACCAAGTGGCGCAAAGAGTTCAAGGCCGAGCTGGCCATTGTGTGGCTGCGCCACCTGCAGCAGGGTATGCAAGCGCCCATCGATGGGCAATTTACCGCTGCCATTCTTGCCACCCCGCATGTGTTAGCGCGTGTTGTGGCCGACAGCATGCTGCAGCAAGAGGAGTGTTACTGGGCGCGCACACTTGACCGGAAGGACGTCAACATCAATGTTGCTGCGCATTGCCAGATGCAGGGGCTACGTTACAGCGCGGCACATGGTGGGTATGTGCTGGACAGCACGGCTGAACTGCAGGTAACCAGGGTGCGCGGTGCACGCAACTTTTATGTCTGCGGCCAAGCGCTGGGTGAACCGGGCTCGCCTGGCGTTGCAATCACCCTGGTTGCAAACGGTATTCAGGTAAAAGCGTTTGTGTTGGCGCCCGATGAGCCTATTAATGCAGGCATCATTGCCCCGGTGTGTTTGCCTGGTGTGACCAACCGGTTTGTGGTGTCGGTAAGCGCGCCGATTCTGGTGTCACATTTTTTTCTGGATGATCAGGTGGTGACGGTAGAGGAACTCAGGCAACCAGCATGA